Within the Deltaproteobacteria bacterium genome, the region CGCAACCGCCGTCCCAGAGGGGGGAAGATGCCCGCATCGCCGGAGATCCGGGAGGCGATCCGACAAGGTTCGTGGATCCGGAAGATGTTCGAGGACGGAGCCGTCCTCAAGGCCGAACGCGGCGAGGAAAACGTGTTCGACTTCACGCTCGGGAACCCGTACGGCGACCCGCCGGCCGCGCTTTCCGCCGAACTGGCGCGCCTGTGCGCCGACCCGCCGCCCGGACTGCACCGGTACATGCCCAACGCGGGGATGCCGGAGGCCCGCCGGGCCGCGGCGCGGTCCCTCTCCCGTTCCACGGGCCTGCCGTTCACGGAGGACCTGCTGGTGATGACCGTGGGCGCCGCGGGCGCGCTGAACGTCGCGCTGCGCGCCATCCTCTCGCCGGGGGACGAGGTGGTGATCCTCGCCCCCTACTTCGTGGAGTACCTCTTCTACATCCGCAACGCCGGCGGGGCGCCGGTCGTGGCGGAAACGGACGCGAAGTTCCAGCTCGACCTGGCGGCCATCGAAGCGGCCCTCACCCCGAAGACGCGTGCGATCCTCATCAACACGCCGAACAACCCGACGGGCGCAGTCTACCCGGAAGGAGACCTCGCCGCCCTCGAGCGGGTGCTGTCCGCCGCGGAGAAGCGATTCGGGAACCCGATCTACGTGATCTCCGACGAGCCGTACCGGAAGATCGTTTTCCGGGGGGTGTCGTCCACGCCGGCCGCCGCGAAGATCCGCAACACCCTGGTGGCCTATTCGCACTCCAAGGACCTGAACCTCCCGGGCGAGCGGATCGGCTACCTCGCCGTCTCGCCGCGCGCCGCGGACGCGGCCGAGGTGGCCGGGGCGTGCGTCTTCTGCAACCGGGTGCTCGGGTTCGTCAACGCCCCCGCCCTCTTCCAGCTCGCCGCGTCGAAGTTCGAGGACGAGCCCGCCGACGTCTCCGTCTACCAGGAGAACCGGGACGTTCTGCTCGACGCCATGGGGCGCTCCGGGATCGACGTCGTCCCGCCCGG harbors:
- a CDS encoding pyridoxal phosphate-dependent aminotransferase, which gives rise to MPASPEIREAIRQGSWIRKMFEDGAVLKAERGEENVFDFTLGNPYGDPPAALSAELARLCADPPPGLHRYMPNAGMPEARRAAARSLSRSTGLPFTEDLLVMTVGAAGALNVALRAILSPGDEVVILAPYFVEYLFYIRNAGGAPVVAETDAKFQLDLAAIEAALTPKTRAILINTPNNPTGAVYPEGDLAALERVLSAAEKRFGNPIYVISDEPYRKIVFRGVSSTPAAAKIRNTLVAYSHSKDLNLPGERIGYLAVSPRAADAAEVAGACVFCNRVLGFVNAPALFQLAASKFEDEPADVSVYQENRDVLLDAMGRSGIDVVPPGGAFYLFPKSPVPDEMAFLAAARDEGILVVPGSGFGRSGHVRVAYCLSPETVRRSVPAWERLGARYSGKGSRR